Proteins from a single region of Carassius carassius chromosome 37, fCarCar2.1, whole genome shotgun sequence:
- the ftr92 gene encoding tripartite motif-containing protein 16, which produces MQMADEQDSRVCSVCLQDLQETSFPRCKQNSSYETDPEESEAPAAGLDETRAPFADLKTSKSPATDPEEYDAPSADLDDSSASVSDPDKSVACVAEALERTGLQTEQADDVECDSCSDRKEKAIKTCLVCLASYCETHLRLHNELNVGKAHLLVDVTGELQKKTCPQHHKLLEVYCRTDRQCICCLCMLDTNHKHHDMVSAATERAEKQRQLEKSKQMVMDRETELKEIQKASGRLRNLTRATEEEGDRIFTELLSFIQRSHTDMITLVQSQMTTQLNRIQGHLEGLEKEISKLKRKQSEVEQLSHTDDHIYFLQEVQSRWPTSNDFQSLTTNPQFSFGEVIKSLTSLTAHIKDIWRLETTRIFSAVTSEKSLLPQEPRTREDFIQFLVPLSLDPNTAHRNLRLTEQNKAVACSIEPQSYPEHPERFEWWAQVLSKEGLTGRCYWEMVWSGQYGVDLAVSYKDINRTGQGDDGGFGFNRHSWSLDCSIFRYALVHNNEETEISVPLSHRIGVYLDHRAGQLSFYSVSDTMILLHKVQTRFTQPLFPGFGLFQDSTAKFCELQEAGSPQAVDRPKNNKTCTKQRRIRSAIRRRK; this is translated from the exons ATGCAAATGGCAGATGAACAGGACTCACGCGTGTGCTCCGTCTGCCTCCAGGACCTGCAGGAAACCAGCTTCCCTCGGTGTAAACAGAATTCCTCATATGAGACAGATCCAGAAGAATCTGAGGCTCCAGCTGCAGGTCTGGACGAAACCAGGGCTCCATTTGCAGATCTGAAAACATCCAAGTCTCCAGCCACAGATCCAGAAGAATACGATGCTCCTAGTGCAGATCTGGATGATTCCAGTGCTTCTGTATCAGATCCAGACAAATCTGTTGCTTGTGTTGCAGAGGCACTGGAGAGGACAGGACTTCAGACGGAGCAGGCTGATGATGTGGAGTGTGACTCTTGCAGTGATAGGAAAGAGAAAGCCATCAAAACATGTCTGGTGTGTTTGGCGTCTTACTGTGAAACTCACCTCAGGTTGCACAATGAACTGAATGTGGGGAAAGCACACTTACTGGTGGACGTCACTGGAGAACTCCAAAAAAAGACGTGCCCCCAACATCATAAGCTCCTGGAGGTTTACTGCCGCACTGACCGCCAGTGTATCTGCTGCCTCTGCATGCTGGACACCAACCACAAACATCATGACATGGTCTCGGCTGCTACAGAACGAGCAGAGAAACAG AGGCAGCTGGAAAAGTCCAAGCAGATGGTTATGGATCGAGAGACAGAGCTGAAGGAAATCCAAAAGGCATCAGGTAGACTCAGG AACCTGACTCGAGCCACAGAGGAAGAAGGTGACAGGATCTTCACCGAACTGCTCAGCTTTATACAGAGAAGCCACACAGATATGATTACGCTGGTCCAAAGTCAGATGACCACACAGTTGAACCGGATTCAGGGACATTTGGAAGGTCTGGAAAAGGAGATCTCAAAGTTGAAGAGAAAGCAGTCCGAGGTGGAGCAGCTTTCACATACTGATGATCACATCTATTTTCTCCAG GAGGTCCAATCCCGCTGGCCGACTTCTAATGACTTCCAAAGCCTGACAACTAACCCCCAGTTTTCATTTGGAGAAGTGATCAAGTCCCTCACCTCATTAACAGCACATATAAAGGACATTTGGAGACTGGAAACAACCAGAATATTCTCAGCAG TGACTTCAGAAAAGAGTCTACTGCCACAAGAACCCAGGACAAGGGAGGACTTTATACAAT TTCTGGTTCCCTTGAGTCTGGACCCAAACACGGCCCACAGGAACCTTCGGTTAACAGAACAGAACAAGGCTGTGGCTTGCAGTATTGAGCCCCAATCGTACCCAGAACATCCGGAGCGCTTTGAGTGGTGGGCCCAGGTGCTGAGCAAGGAAGGTCTGACGGGTCGCTGCTACTGGGAGATGGTCTGGAGCGGACAGTATGGCGTCGACCTCGCAGTGTCCTACAAAGACATCAACAGAACCGGGCAAGGAGACGACGGTGGGTTTGGGTTCAACAGGCACTCCTGGAGTCTGGACTGTTCCATATTCAGATACGCACTAGTGCACAACAACGAGGAGACGGAGATCAGTGTACCCCTGTCCCACCGGATCGGGGTGTATCTGGACCACCGGGCAGGACAGCTGTCCTTCTACAGTGTCTCAGATACCATGATCCTCCTTCACAAAGTCCAGACCAGGTTCACTCAACCTCTTTTTCCAGGATTTGGGCTCTTTCAGGACTCAACTGCCAAATTCTGTGAGCTGCAAGAAGCCGGATCACCGCAAGCAGTTGACAGACCCAAGAACAATAAAACTTGTACAAAACAAAGACGCATAAGATCAGCCATAAGGAGAAGAAAATGA